In the genome of Tropicibacter oceani, one region contains:
- a CDS encoding bifunctional 2',3'-cyclic-nucleotide 2'-phosphodiesterase/3'-nucleotidase — protein MNALEYDAATLGNHDFNFGLEYLTATVAQAGFPFVLGNVTQAGAGGDTLLPPYVLLQRAITDGAGDRHPLCIGVLGLTPPQITRWDRSLLDGRLDTQDMVACARRLVPQMRAEGADVVVVLAHTGLAEDRVGLVEENAALPLSQIDGVDVLLAGHTHLVFPSEDFSGLAYADTATGHLNGCPTVMAGFWGSHLGVVDLDLQRAPDGWRITGSRSAARPIFHRSADAAVVACVHDDPELVTLARPAHVATLDHIRKPIGTTDAALHSYFSLVCSSAHLNLIAEAKRDYVMRCLAGGPHAHLPVLGAATPFKVGGRGGPDYFTEVPAGDLTIRSVADMYLYPNNMRAVRLNGIQLREWLERSAGVFHQIQPGARDVPLLDPQIPSYFFDVLGGVTWTFDLSQPSRYDPLGRFVQPQAHRVQALALDGVAVTADMEFVVATNSYRLDGGGAFPGARDGQPVLETPDSNRNVVLDYIRRKGAVQPRAGQDWRLSAVPGATALFQTGPRARLFLQDLQGIRVEDLGDDESGFCTFRLYL, from the coding sequence ATGAATGCCCTGGAGTATGACGCGGCCACCTTGGGAAACCACGATTTCAACTTTGGGTTGGAGTACCTGACGGCGACCGTCGCTCAGGCGGGTTTTCCCTTTGTTCTGGGCAATGTCACCCAGGCCGGCGCGGGGGGTGACACGCTGTTGCCGCCCTACGTGCTTTTGCAGCGCGCCATCACGGACGGCGCGGGCGACCGCCATCCGCTGTGCATCGGCGTGCTGGGGCTGACCCCGCCGCAAATCACCCGCTGGGACCGCAGCCTGCTGGACGGGCGGCTGGACACGCAGGACATGGTCGCCTGTGCCAGGCGGCTGGTCCCGCAAATGCGCGCCGAGGGTGCCGATGTCGTCGTGGTGCTGGCCCATACCGGTCTGGCCGAAGACCGCGTCGGCCTGGTCGAGGAAAACGCCGCCCTGCCGCTCAGCCAGATCGACGGGGTGGACGTGCTGCTGGCCGGGCACACGCATCTTGTCTTTCCCTCGGAGGATTTTTCCGGGCTGGCCTACGCCGATACAGCGACCGGGCACCTGAATGGCTGCCCTACCGTCATGGCCGGTTTCTGGGGCTCGCACCTGGGCGTGGTCGACCTTGACCTGCAGCGCGCGCCGGATGGCTGGCGCATCACCGGCAGCCGCAGCGCGGCGCGGCCGATCTTTCACCGCAGCGCGGATGCCGCTGTCGTGGCCTGCGTCCACGACGACCCGGAGCTGGTCACGCTGGCCCGCCCCGCCCATGTCGCCACGCTGGACCACATCCGAAAACCCATCGGTACGACCGATGCGGCGCTGCACAGCTATTTTTCGCTGGTGTGCAGTTCCGCCCACCTGAACCTGATCGCCGAGGCCAAGCGCGACTATGTCATGCGGTGCCTTGCCGGGGGGCCACATGCGCATCTGCCGGTGCTGGGGGCCGCGACCCCCTTCAAGGTGGGTGGGCGTGGCGGCCCGGACTATTTCACCGAAGTCCCCGCCGGCGATCTGACCATCCGTAGCGTCGCCGACATGTACCTGTATCCCAACAACATGCGGGCGGTGCGGCTGAACGGCATCCAGCTGCGCGAATGGCTGGAACGCTCGGCCGGTGTGTTCCACCAGATACAACCCGGCGCGCGGGATGTGCCCCTGCTGGACCCGCAAATACCCAGCTATTTCTTTGACGTTCTGGGCGGCGTGACCTGGACCTTCGATCTGTCGCAGCCGTCACGCTATGACCCCCTTGGCCGGTTCGTCCAGCCACAGGCCCACCGCGTCCAGGCGCTGGCGCTGGACGGTGTTGCGGTCACCGCCGACATGGAGTTCGTGGTGGCCACCAACAGTTACCGGCTGGATGGCGGCGGCGCCTTTCCCGGCGCCCGTGACGGCCAACCCGTGCTGGAAACCCCTGACAGCAACCGCAACGTGGTGCTGGATTACATCCGCCGCAAAGGCGCGGTGCAGCCGCGCGCGGGGCAGGATTGGCGTTTGTCAGCGGTGCCGGGCGCCACGGCCCTGTTCCAGACCGGACCGCGCGCACGCCTGTTCCTGCAGGACCTGCAGGGCATTCGGGTCGAAGATCTGGGCGATGACGAAAGCGGCTTTTGCACCTTTCGCCTGTACCTTTGA
- a CDS encoding THUMP domain-containing class I SAM-dependent RNA methyltransferase: protein MEPFEIFLAGTPGLEPVLRDEAAAIGLPDPKVVPGGVVTRGTWPDVWRANLHLRGANRVLARIGEFRAFHLAQLDKRSRKFDWAAHLRPDLAVRVEVTCKASKIYHDRAARQRIETAITDSLGAPIAEDAPIRLMARIEDDLVSFSLDTSGEPLHRRGHKEAVNKAPLRETLAALFLRECGYDGTQPVIDPMCGSGTFVIEAAEIALGLAPGRTRAFAFEQFASFDAAAWQAMKADVTPRQTDLVFRGFDRDDGAIRFSQANAQRAGVAEVTTFARQAISDLKRPEGPPGLIMVNPPYGARIGNRNLLFALYGALGQVLKSNFRGWRLGMVTSDPGLAKSTGLSFVRTSAPIPHGGLGIKLYQTGPLP from the coding sequence ATGGAGCCCTTTGAAATCTTTCTTGCCGGTACTCCCGGCCTTGAACCCGTGCTGCGCGACGAGGCGGCGGCCATCGGCCTGCCCGATCCCAAGGTCGTGCCCGGTGGCGTCGTCACCCGTGGTACATGGCCCGATGTATGGCGGGCCAACCTGCATCTGCGCGGAGCCAATCGCGTGTTGGCGCGGATCGGGGAATTCCGCGCCTTTCACCTGGCGCAGCTGGACAAGCGATCGCGCAAGTTCGACTGGGCGGCGCATCTGCGCCCCGATCTGGCCGTCCGGGTCGAGGTCACCTGCAAGGCATCGAAAATCTACCATGACCGGGCCGCGCGCCAGCGGATCGAAACCGCCATCACCGATTCCCTTGGTGCGCCGATAGCCGAGGATGCGCCGATCCGCCTGATGGCGCGGATCGAGGACGACCTTGTCAGCTTCAGCCTGGACACCAGCGGCGAGCCGCTGCACCGGCGCGGCCACAAGGAGGCGGTGAACAAGGCGCCGCTGCGCGAAACCCTTGCGGCGCTGTTCCTGCGCGAGTGCGGCTATGACGGCACGCAGCCGGTAATCGACCCGATGTGCGGATCGGGCACCTTCGTGATCGAGGCGGCCGAGATCGCGCTGGGCCTGGCCCCCGGCCGCACGCGCGCCTTTGCCTTTGAACAATTCGCCAGCTTCGACGCCGCTGCCTGGCAGGCGATGAAGGCGGACGTGACGCCAAGGCAGACCGACCTGGTCTTTCGCGGCTTTGACCGCGACGATGGCGCGATCCGGTTCAGCCAGGCCAATGCGCAGCGCGCCGGGGTTGCCGAAGTGACGACCTTTGCCCGTCAGGCGATCAGCGATCTGAAACGCCCCGAGGGCCCGCCCGGTCTGATCATGGTCAACCCGCCCTATGGCGCGCGGATCGGCAACCGCAACCTGCTGTTTGCGCTGTACGGCGCCCTTGGCCAGGTGCTGAAGTCGAATTTTCGCGGCTGGCGCCTGGGCATGGTGACCAGCGATCCGGGGCTGGCGAAATCCACCGGGCTCAGCTTTGTGCGCACCAGCGCGCCGATCCCGCATGGCGGGCTGGGGATCAAGCTGTACCAGACCGGCCCCTTGCCCTGA
- the nudC gene encoding NAD(+) diphosphatase encodes MKIAEQVTFGGSGLDRAAELRSNIPALAAALQDDRARTVLLWRGKLLIEGETGFDLVRLPMTHPVLRDARDAPILLGREQGAAIFAQDISHWQPEGLEDGQLGGFLDTSEQAHPALAQGQRFRELRAMLTRLSLRDAELAATAKAIFGWHASHGFCARCGAPSQSHNAGWERICAECGAHHFPRTDPVVIMLITHGNRTLLGRSHGWPEGMYSCLAGFVEPGEPIEAAVRREVLEEAGVRVGPVRYLASQPWAFPASLMFGCHGEAISDEITVDPSELDDARWVTREELTDVFAGLRTDILPARKGAIAHFLLRNWLADRLD; translated from the coding sequence ATGAAAATCGCAGAACAGGTGACCTTTGGCGGATCGGGCCTGGACCGCGCGGCAGAGCTGCGCAGCAATATTCCGGCGCTGGCGGCAGCCTTGCAGGACGACCGCGCGCGCACCGTTCTGTTGTGGCGCGGCAAACTGCTGATCGAAGGCGAAACGGGGTTTGACCTGGTGCGCCTGCCGATGACGCATCCCGTTTTGCGTGATGCGCGCGATGCGCCGATCCTGCTGGGCCGCGAACAGGGGGCGGCGATCTTTGCGCAGGACATATCGCACTGGCAGCCCGAGGGGTTGGAGGACGGCCAGCTTGGCGGGTTCCTCGACACCAGCGAACAGGCCCACCCGGCGCTGGCGCAGGGCCAGCGGTTTCGCGAATTGCGCGCGATGCTGACGCGTCTGAGCCTGCGCGACGCCGAACTGGCCGCCACCGCCAAGGCGATCTTTGGCTGGCACGCCAGTCATGGGTTCTGCGCCCGCTGCGGCGCCCCCAGTCAAAGCCACAACGCCGGTTGGGAACGCATCTGCGCCGAATGCGGCGCGCATCATTTCCCGCGCACCGACCCGGTGGTGATCATGCTGATCACCCATGGCAACCGCACGCTTCTGGGCCGCTCGCACGGCTGGCCCGAAGGCATGTATTCCTGCCTGGCCGGTTTCGTTGAACCCGGAGAGCCGATCGAGGCCGCAGTGCGCCGCGAAGTCCTGGAAGAGGCGGGGGTGCGCGTCGGCCCGGTGCGCTATCTTGCCAGCCAGCCCTGGGCCTTTCCGGCCTCGTTGATGTTCGGATGCCACGGCGAGGCGATCAGCGACGAGATCACCGTCGATCCCTCAGAGCTGGACGATGCCCGCTGGGTCACCCGCGAAGAGCTGACGGATGTCTTTGCGGGGCTGCGGACCGATATCCTGCCTGCCCGCAAGGGGGCGATTGCGCATTTCCTGTTGCGA
- a CDS encoding protein-tyrosine phosphatase family protein, with protein MIPSEREISENIVIHALPVGGGILALSPLPGAGGDYKGDLLHIAGWTPAFVVSLVTHVELFEAGAQNLGQDVVDHGTRWVHMPIRDFDVPNANFEEKWPETSERARRALLGGGRVLVHCRGGCGRSGMVALRLMIEAGEAPDEALARLRNVRPCAIETDEQMEWALSAVRQPAVFVRHND; from the coding sequence GTGATACCTTCGGAGCGCGAAATCTCTGAGAACATCGTCATCCACGCCCTGCCTGTGGGTGGCGGCATCCTGGCGCTCTCGCCCCTGCCGGGGGCGGGGGGGGACTACAAGGGTGACCTGCTGCATATCGCGGGATGGACCCCGGCCTTTGTGGTGTCGCTGGTGACCCATGTCGAACTGTTCGAGGCCGGGGCGCAGAACCTGGGCCAGGATGTCGTCGATCACGGGACGCGCTGGGTGCACATGCCGATCCGGGATTTCGACGTGCCCAATGCCAATTTCGAGGAAAAATGGCCCGAAACATCCGAGCGCGCCCGCCGCGCGCTGCTGGGCGGGGGGCGCGTTCTGGTGCATTGCCGGGGCGGCTGCGGGCGATCCGGAATGGTGGCGCTGCGGCTGATGATCGAGGCGGGCGAGGCCCCCGACGAAGCCCTGGCCCGGCTGCGCAACGTGCGCCCCTGCGCGATCGAGACCGACGAACAGATGGAATGGGCGCTGAGCGCGGTGCGCCAACCGGCAGTCTTTGTGCGCCACAATGACTAG
- the ypfJ gene encoding KPN_02809 family neutral zinc metallopeptidase codes for MKLKGVRKSRNIEDRRRSGGGGKAGIGGVGLLVVLAIGYFAGIDVTPLLQGLPQEQGTPRELSAEEQQAAEFSARVLATTEEVWDRLLPEQLELEYQPPVLVLFSGQTSSPCGGASGATGPFYCPADQKAYLDTEFFATLSRQLGAKGDFAAAYVIAHEVAHHVQNELGILGEVNQRRQAVGQTEANALTVRLELQADCLSGVWASKVKGLLEPGDLKEALNAARKIGDDHLQSRAGRVPQPHTFTHGTSDQRESWFARGYQSGDVHSCDTFGARNL; via the coding sequence ATGAAACTGAAGGGTGTCCGCAAAAGCCGGAATATCGAGGACCGTCGCCGCAGCGGTGGCGGTGGCAAGGCGGGCATCGGCGGTGTCGGGCTTTTGGTCGTTTTGGCAATCGGGTATTTCGCCGGGATCGACGTGACCCCGCTGCTGCAGGGGCTGCCGCAGGAACAAGGCACCCCGCGCGAACTGTCCGCCGAGGAACAGCAAGCGGCCGAATTTTCCGCCCGCGTGCTGGCCACCACCGAAGAAGTCTGGGACCGCCTGCTGCCCGAGCAGCTGGAGCTAGAGTACCAGCCGCCGGTTCTGGTGCTGTTTTCGGGGCAGACCTCGTCGCCCTGCGGCGGGGCTTCGGGGGCGACCGGGCCGTTCTACTGCCCGGCCGATCAAAAGGCCTATCTGGACACCGAATTCTTTGCCACCCTGTCGCGCCAGCTGGGCGCCAAAGGCGATTTCGCCGCCGCCTATGTCATCGCCCACGAGGTCGCCCATCACGTGCAGAACGAATTGGGCATCCTTGGCGAGGTGAACCAAAGACGGCAGGCCGTGGGCCAGACCGAGGCCAATGCCCTGACCGTCCGGCTGGAATTGCAGGCCGACTGCCTGTCCGGGGTCTGGGCGTCCAAGGTCAAGGGCCTGCTGGAACCGGGCGATCTGAAAGAGGCGCTGAACGCCGCGCGCAAGATCGGCGACGATCACCTGCAAAGCCGCGCGGGCCGGGTGCCGCAACCGCATACCTTTACGCATGGCACCTCGGACCAGCGCGAAAGCTGGTTTGCGCGCGGGTATCAATCCGGCGACGTGCACAGCTGTGATACCTTCGGAGCGCGAAATCTCTGA